A genomic window from Osmia bicornis bicornis chromosome 4, iOsmBic2.1, whole genome shotgun sequence includes:
- the LOC114879573 gene encoding inner centromere protein isoform X1, with product MEIFVYIQTQKISNMETQSRDTIKAMITKDFSDINNRYMEVKVFIKDSLKDTLDYLHDIIAQIPNSASGPLITKTPKVLRKKAKQRIETIPENDVVDLTNMSSDCTAVHVTVENNDITTKSVNETMPVRRKREASIKAADNIKKQQSVSLNTKLRRPSSDHEASDLDVKKKKRESQTKRKISTRSSSDEESSKGPRKLTKMEETIVIKKVPEKISDSHIEKQSSLKTNGRTSMKSSTATRSSSRKRTFSQTQDPNSNKQSNIIDDTIIAPETNEIDEPSMYEDAIGKPLPIMNSTMNFNSTYTMQKMMCATVILEPLSAIKLNETVTINKKKKTSTDGKMVPPNGEFKSPRLSSTLGSTSSVALQARMVQLKEAIANKEFDELLTEDESSPEIKKRRQNSKIQENTKRQKRVTRSTASSEDEILSTPAKPTLKELNAGSTFQEVKNMYKSNALFSPYAKESVKKRVEAFEQVGMNSPKPAINIDVPTRMTRTKTRAQAAAQAETLEISKAAEKTVAQKLARKSIAKAKKISLAKQYKDTDKENKIQAKQKVLSEKVKQKQQKTTPLTKTKIQLPSSVTRIPHTPLNNYSNINHGKALSDARTNIITSMDSFLQPPKSVNKCNSTGKVEGKKRKLNDDDAKKKREEVLRLLTEERKKKRQEKELKNKLAREAKEKQDMEKRQRTEKEREEKARLAQQMLEKQREEIEKKRLAQLQRAMEKEEKRKQEEQIRLQRLQEQEEAERILAEQRRREQEAEKRKEAEARAQQQTAAEAIKTKIHIHGTQTKYGSKHHGPTNYILDSEPDEDESDDESRPKHVIPYWAHPQVRKSQLAMQRYIPEGAVYKFFGSRKCTPDLTKLFQGIDKNRLKRTSSAIWQTPPRFSMMGSEML from the exons ATGGAGATT tTTGTGTATATACAAACGCAGAAG ATTTCAAATATGGAGACTCAATCAAGAGACACAATTAAAGCAATGATTACTAAGGATTTTTCAGATATTAATAACAGATATATGGAAGTTAAAGTATTTATTAAGGACAGTTTGAAAGATACTTTGGATTATCTTCATGATATAATTGCTCAAATACCGAATTCAGCATCTGGTCCTTTGATTACAAAAACTCCAAAAGTTTTAAGGAAAAAGGCAAAGCAACGTATTGAAACCATTCCAGAAAATGATGTTGTCGATCTTACTAACATGTCTTCAGATTGCACTGCGGTGCATGTAACAGTAGAAAATAATGATATAACAACAAAATCTGTAAATGAAACAATGCCTGTTCGACGAAAAAGGGAAGCTTCAATAAAAGCAGCAGACAATATTAAAAAACAGCAATCTGTATCtcttaatacaaaattacgAAGACCATCGTCTGACCATGAAGCTAGTGATCTTGATGTAAAAAAA AAAAAACGTGAAAGCCAAACCAAAAGAAAGATATCTACCAGAAGTAGTTCAGATGAGGAAAGCAGTAAAGGACCTAGAAAGCTTACTAAGATGGAAGAAactattgtaattaaaaaagttcCAGAAAAAATATCAGATTCACATATAGAGAAACAGTCTTCTCTAAAAACGAATGGTAGAACATCAATGAAATCTTCAACAGCAACAAGAAGTAGTAGTAGAAAGAGAACTTTCTCCCAGACTCAAGATCCAAATAGTAATAAACAATCTAATATTATCGATGATACAATTATTGCACCTGAAACAAATGAGATCGACGAACCTTCAATGTATGAGGATGCGATTGGAAAACCTTTGCCTATAATGAATTCTACAATGAATTTCAATTCCACCTATACTATGCAAAAGATGATGTGTGCAACGGTAATTTTGGAACCTTTATCTGCAATAAAACTAAACGAAACtgtaacaattaataaaaagaagaaaacaagtACAGATGGGAAAATGGTTCCACCAAATGGTGAATTCAAATCACCTAGATTGTCGTCTACGCTTGGATCAACTTCCTCGGTAGCCCTGCAGGCCAGGATGGTACAGTTAAAAGAAGCTATAGCAAACAAGGAATTTGATGAGCTACTCACAGAAGACGAATCATctcctgaaataaaaaaaaggcgacaaaattctaaaatacaGGAAAATACAAAACGACAAAAAAGAGTAACAAGATCTACCGCTTCAAGCGAAGATGAGATTCTGAGTACCCCTGCGAAACCAACATTAAAAGAGTTGAATGCAGGCTCAACATTCCAGGAagtgaaaaatatgtataaatcaAATGCTTTGTTTAGTCCATATGCCAAGGAATCTGTAAAAAAAAGAGTCGAAGCATTTGAGCAAGTTGGTATGAATAGTCCAAAACCTGCTATTAATATTGATGTCCCGACTAGAATGACTAGGACGAAAACACGAGCCCAGGCTGCTGCACAAGCAGAAACgttagaaatttcaaaagcTGCAGAAAAAACAGTTGCTCAAAAATTAGCACGAAAATCGATTGCGAAAGctaagaaaatttcattagcaAAACAATACAAGGATACTGATAAAGAG AACAAGATTCAAGCAAAGCAGAAAGTTCTTTCGGAAAAAGTGAAACAAAAACAACAGAAAACAACTCCATTGActaaaacaaaaattcagttaCCATCGTCTGTTACTCGTATTCCACATACTCCATTGAACAATTATTCTAATATAAAT cATGGAAAGGCTTTAAGCGACGCACGTACTAACATTATTACGTCAATGGACTCTTTCCTTCAACCTCCGAAATCggttaataaatgtaattcGACTGGCAAAGTAGAaggtaaaaaaagaaaattgaacgatGACGATGCAAAGAAAAAACGTGAAGAAGTACTAAGACTTTTAacagaagaaaggaaaaa GAAGAgacaagaaaaagaattaaaaaataaattggcAAGGGAAGCAAAAGAGAAACAGGATATGGAGAAACGTCAGAGGactgaaaaggaaagagaagaaaaagcaCGCTTGGCGCAACAAATGCTAGAAAAACAGCgtgaagaaatagaaaagaaacgtCTAGCTCAATTACAACGAGCTATG gaaaaggaagaaaaaagaaaacaagagGAACAAATACGTTTGCAACGTTTACAAGAACAGGAAGAGGCAGAACGTATATTAGCTGAGCAAAGGCGTCGCGAACAAGAAGCTGAAAAACGAAAAGAAGCCGAAGCAAGAGCTCAGCAACAAACTGCAGCCGAAGCGATAAAAACTAAAATTCATATACATGGGACACAG ACAAAATATGGAAGCAAACATCACGGTCCGACAAATTACATTTTGGATAGTGAACCTGATGAGGATGAATCGGATGACGAATCCAGACCGAAGCATGTAATTCCATATTGGGCACACC CTCAAGTACGCAAATCTCAACTTGCGATGCAACGATACATTCCGGAAGGAGcagtttataaatttttcggCAGTAGGAAATGTACGCCAGACTTGACGAAATTGTTCCAAGGTATAGATAAAAATAGATTAAAACGTACATCTAGTGCAATCTGGCAAACGCCACCGCGTTTTTCCATGATGGGGTCCGAAATGTTATAG
- the LOC114879573 gene encoding inner centromere protein isoform X2, producing MEIISNMETQSRDTIKAMITKDFSDINNRYMEVKVFIKDSLKDTLDYLHDIIAQIPNSASGPLITKTPKVLRKKAKQRIETIPENDVVDLTNMSSDCTAVHVTVENNDITTKSVNETMPVRRKREASIKAADNIKKQQSVSLNTKLRRPSSDHEASDLDVKKKKRESQTKRKISTRSSSDEESSKGPRKLTKMEETIVIKKVPEKISDSHIEKQSSLKTNGRTSMKSSTATRSSSRKRTFSQTQDPNSNKQSNIIDDTIIAPETNEIDEPSMYEDAIGKPLPIMNSTMNFNSTYTMQKMMCATVILEPLSAIKLNETVTINKKKKTSTDGKMVPPNGEFKSPRLSSTLGSTSSVALQARMVQLKEAIANKEFDELLTEDESSPEIKKRRQNSKIQENTKRQKRVTRSTASSEDEILSTPAKPTLKELNAGSTFQEVKNMYKSNALFSPYAKESVKKRVEAFEQVGMNSPKPAINIDVPTRMTRTKTRAQAAAQAETLEISKAAEKTVAQKLARKSIAKAKKISLAKQYKDTDKENKIQAKQKVLSEKVKQKQQKTTPLTKTKIQLPSSVTRIPHTPLNNYSNINHGKALSDARTNIITSMDSFLQPPKSVNKCNSTGKVEGKKRKLNDDDAKKKREEVLRLLTEERKKKRQEKELKNKLAREAKEKQDMEKRQRTEKEREEKARLAQQMLEKQREEIEKKRLAQLQRAMEKEEKRKQEEQIRLQRLQEQEEAERILAEQRRREQEAEKRKEAEARAQQQTAAEAIKTKIHIHGTQTKYGSKHHGPTNYILDSEPDEDESDDESRPKHVIPYWAHPQVRKSQLAMQRYIPEGAVYKFFGSRKCTPDLTKLFQGIDKNRLKRTSSAIWQTPPRFSMMGSEML from the exons ATGGAGATT ATTTCAAATATGGAGACTCAATCAAGAGACACAATTAAAGCAATGATTACTAAGGATTTTTCAGATATTAATAACAGATATATGGAAGTTAAAGTATTTATTAAGGACAGTTTGAAAGATACTTTGGATTATCTTCATGATATAATTGCTCAAATACCGAATTCAGCATCTGGTCCTTTGATTACAAAAACTCCAAAAGTTTTAAGGAAAAAGGCAAAGCAACGTATTGAAACCATTCCAGAAAATGATGTTGTCGATCTTACTAACATGTCTTCAGATTGCACTGCGGTGCATGTAACAGTAGAAAATAATGATATAACAACAAAATCTGTAAATGAAACAATGCCTGTTCGACGAAAAAGGGAAGCTTCAATAAAAGCAGCAGACAATATTAAAAAACAGCAATCTGTATCtcttaatacaaaattacgAAGACCATCGTCTGACCATGAAGCTAGTGATCTTGATGTAAAAAAA AAAAAACGTGAAAGCCAAACCAAAAGAAAGATATCTACCAGAAGTAGTTCAGATGAGGAAAGCAGTAAAGGACCTAGAAAGCTTACTAAGATGGAAGAAactattgtaattaaaaaagttcCAGAAAAAATATCAGATTCACATATAGAGAAACAGTCTTCTCTAAAAACGAATGGTAGAACATCAATGAAATCTTCAACAGCAACAAGAAGTAGTAGTAGAAAGAGAACTTTCTCCCAGACTCAAGATCCAAATAGTAATAAACAATCTAATATTATCGATGATACAATTATTGCACCTGAAACAAATGAGATCGACGAACCTTCAATGTATGAGGATGCGATTGGAAAACCTTTGCCTATAATGAATTCTACAATGAATTTCAATTCCACCTATACTATGCAAAAGATGATGTGTGCAACGGTAATTTTGGAACCTTTATCTGCAATAAAACTAAACGAAACtgtaacaattaataaaaagaagaaaacaagtACAGATGGGAAAATGGTTCCACCAAATGGTGAATTCAAATCACCTAGATTGTCGTCTACGCTTGGATCAACTTCCTCGGTAGCCCTGCAGGCCAGGATGGTACAGTTAAAAGAAGCTATAGCAAACAAGGAATTTGATGAGCTACTCACAGAAGACGAATCATctcctgaaataaaaaaaaggcgacaaaattctaaaatacaGGAAAATACAAAACGACAAAAAAGAGTAACAAGATCTACCGCTTCAAGCGAAGATGAGATTCTGAGTACCCCTGCGAAACCAACATTAAAAGAGTTGAATGCAGGCTCAACATTCCAGGAagtgaaaaatatgtataaatcaAATGCTTTGTTTAGTCCATATGCCAAGGAATCTGTAAAAAAAAGAGTCGAAGCATTTGAGCAAGTTGGTATGAATAGTCCAAAACCTGCTATTAATATTGATGTCCCGACTAGAATGACTAGGACGAAAACACGAGCCCAGGCTGCTGCACAAGCAGAAACgttagaaatttcaaaagcTGCAGAAAAAACAGTTGCTCAAAAATTAGCACGAAAATCGATTGCGAAAGctaagaaaatttcattagcaAAACAATACAAGGATACTGATAAAGAG AACAAGATTCAAGCAAAGCAGAAAGTTCTTTCGGAAAAAGTGAAACAAAAACAACAGAAAACAACTCCATTGActaaaacaaaaattcagttaCCATCGTCTGTTACTCGTATTCCACATACTCCATTGAACAATTATTCTAATATAAAT cATGGAAAGGCTTTAAGCGACGCACGTACTAACATTATTACGTCAATGGACTCTTTCCTTCAACCTCCGAAATCggttaataaatgtaattcGACTGGCAAAGTAGAaggtaaaaaaagaaaattgaacgatGACGATGCAAAGAAAAAACGTGAAGAAGTACTAAGACTTTTAacagaagaaaggaaaaa GAAGAgacaagaaaaagaattaaaaaataaattggcAAGGGAAGCAAAAGAGAAACAGGATATGGAGAAACGTCAGAGGactgaaaaggaaagagaagaaaaagcaCGCTTGGCGCAACAAATGCTAGAAAAACAGCgtgaagaaatagaaaagaaacgtCTAGCTCAATTACAACGAGCTATG gaaaaggaagaaaaaagaaaacaagagGAACAAATACGTTTGCAACGTTTACAAGAACAGGAAGAGGCAGAACGTATATTAGCTGAGCAAAGGCGTCGCGAACAAGAAGCTGAAAAACGAAAAGAAGCCGAAGCAAGAGCTCAGCAACAAACTGCAGCCGAAGCGATAAAAACTAAAATTCATATACATGGGACACAG ACAAAATATGGAAGCAAACATCACGGTCCGACAAATTACATTTTGGATAGTGAACCTGATGAGGATGAATCGGATGACGAATCCAGACCGAAGCATGTAATTCCATATTGGGCACACC CTCAAGTACGCAAATCTCAACTTGCGATGCAACGATACATTCCGGAAGGAGcagtttataaatttttcggCAGTAGGAAATGTACGCCAGACTTGACGAAATTGTTCCAAGGTATAGATAAAAATAGATTAAAACGTACATCTAGTGCAATCTGGCAAACGCCACCGCGTTTTTCCATGATGGGGTCCGAAATGTTATAG
- the LOC114879573 gene encoding inner centromere protein isoform X3: METQSRDTIKAMITKDFSDINNRYMEVKVFIKDSLKDTLDYLHDIIAQIPNSASGPLITKTPKVLRKKAKQRIETIPENDVVDLTNMSSDCTAVHVTVENNDITTKSVNETMPVRRKREASIKAADNIKKQQSVSLNTKLRRPSSDHEASDLDVKKKKRESQTKRKISTRSSSDEESSKGPRKLTKMEETIVIKKVPEKISDSHIEKQSSLKTNGRTSMKSSTATRSSSRKRTFSQTQDPNSNKQSNIIDDTIIAPETNEIDEPSMYEDAIGKPLPIMNSTMNFNSTYTMQKMMCATVILEPLSAIKLNETVTINKKKKTSTDGKMVPPNGEFKSPRLSSTLGSTSSVALQARMVQLKEAIANKEFDELLTEDESSPEIKKRRQNSKIQENTKRQKRVTRSTASSEDEILSTPAKPTLKELNAGSTFQEVKNMYKSNALFSPYAKESVKKRVEAFEQVGMNSPKPAINIDVPTRMTRTKTRAQAAAQAETLEISKAAEKTVAQKLARKSIAKAKKISLAKQYKDTDKENKIQAKQKVLSEKVKQKQQKTTPLTKTKIQLPSSVTRIPHTPLNNYSNINHGKALSDARTNIITSMDSFLQPPKSVNKCNSTGKVEGKKRKLNDDDAKKKREEVLRLLTEERKKKRQEKELKNKLAREAKEKQDMEKRQRTEKEREEKARLAQQMLEKQREEIEKKRLAQLQRAMEKEEKRKQEEQIRLQRLQEQEEAERILAEQRRREQEAEKRKEAEARAQQQTAAEAIKTKIHIHGTQTKYGSKHHGPTNYILDSEPDEDESDDESRPKHVIPYWAHPQVRKSQLAMQRYIPEGAVYKFFGSRKCTPDLTKLFQGIDKNRLKRTSSAIWQTPPRFSMMGSEML; encoded by the exons ATGGAGACTCAATCAAGAGACACAATTAAAGCAATGATTACTAAGGATTTTTCAGATATTAATAACAGATATATGGAAGTTAAAGTATTTATTAAGGACAGTTTGAAAGATACTTTGGATTATCTTCATGATATAATTGCTCAAATACCGAATTCAGCATCTGGTCCTTTGATTACAAAAACTCCAAAAGTTTTAAGGAAAAAGGCAAAGCAACGTATTGAAACCATTCCAGAAAATGATGTTGTCGATCTTACTAACATGTCTTCAGATTGCACTGCGGTGCATGTAACAGTAGAAAATAATGATATAACAACAAAATCTGTAAATGAAACAATGCCTGTTCGACGAAAAAGGGAAGCTTCAATAAAAGCAGCAGACAATATTAAAAAACAGCAATCTGTATCtcttaatacaaaattacgAAGACCATCGTCTGACCATGAAGCTAGTGATCTTGATGTAAAAAAA AAAAAACGTGAAAGCCAAACCAAAAGAAAGATATCTACCAGAAGTAGTTCAGATGAGGAAAGCAGTAAAGGACCTAGAAAGCTTACTAAGATGGAAGAAactattgtaattaaaaaagttcCAGAAAAAATATCAGATTCACATATAGAGAAACAGTCTTCTCTAAAAACGAATGGTAGAACATCAATGAAATCTTCAACAGCAACAAGAAGTAGTAGTAGAAAGAGAACTTTCTCCCAGACTCAAGATCCAAATAGTAATAAACAATCTAATATTATCGATGATACAATTATTGCACCTGAAACAAATGAGATCGACGAACCTTCAATGTATGAGGATGCGATTGGAAAACCTTTGCCTATAATGAATTCTACAATGAATTTCAATTCCACCTATACTATGCAAAAGATGATGTGTGCAACGGTAATTTTGGAACCTTTATCTGCAATAAAACTAAACGAAACtgtaacaattaataaaaagaagaaaacaagtACAGATGGGAAAATGGTTCCACCAAATGGTGAATTCAAATCACCTAGATTGTCGTCTACGCTTGGATCAACTTCCTCGGTAGCCCTGCAGGCCAGGATGGTACAGTTAAAAGAAGCTATAGCAAACAAGGAATTTGATGAGCTACTCACAGAAGACGAATCATctcctgaaataaaaaaaaggcgacaaaattctaaaatacaGGAAAATACAAAACGACAAAAAAGAGTAACAAGATCTACCGCTTCAAGCGAAGATGAGATTCTGAGTACCCCTGCGAAACCAACATTAAAAGAGTTGAATGCAGGCTCAACATTCCAGGAagtgaaaaatatgtataaatcaAATGCTTTGTTTAGTCCATATGCCAAGGAATCTGTAAAAAAAAGAGTCGAAGCATTTGAGCAAGTTGGTATGAATAGTCCAAAACCTGCTATTAATATTGATGTCCCGACTAGAATGACTAGGACGAAAACACGAGCCCAGGCTGCTGCACAAGCAGAAACgttagaaatttcaaaagcTGCAGAAAAAACAGTTGCTCAAAAATTAGCACGAAAATCGATTGCGAAAGctaagaaaatttcattagcaAAACAATACAAGGATACTGATAAAGAG AACAAGATTCAAGCAAAGCAGAAAGTTCTTTCGGAAAAAGTGAAACAAAAACAACAGAAAACAACTCCATTGActaaaacaaaaattcagttaCCATCGTCTGTTACTCGTATTCCACATACTCCATTGAACAATTATTCTAATATAAAT cATGGAAAGGCTTTAAGCGACGCACGTACTAACATTATTACGTCAATGGACTCTTTCCTTCAACCTCCGAAATCggttaataaatgtaattcGACTGGCAAAGTAGAaggtaaaaaaagaaaattgaacgatGACGATGCAAAGAAAAAACGTGAAGAAGTACTAAGACTTTTAacagaagaaaggaaaaa GAAGAgacaagaaaaagaattaaaaaataaattggcAAGGGAAGCAAAAGAGAAACAGGATATGGAGAAACGTCAGAGGactgaaaaggaaagagaagaaaaagcaCGCTTGGCGCAACAAATGCTAGAAAAACAGCgtgaagaaatagaaaagaaacgtCTAGCTCAATTACAACGAGCTATG gaaaaggaagaaaaaagaaaacaagagGAACAAATACGTTTGCAACGTTTACAAGAACAGGAAGAGGCAGAACGTATATTAGCTGAGCAAAGGCGTCGCGAACAAGAAGCTGAAAAACGAAAAGAAGCCGAAGCAAGAGCTCAGCAACAAACTGCAGCCGAAGCGATAAAAACTAAAATTCATATACATGGGACACAG ACAAAATATGGAAGCAAACATCACGGTCCGACAAATTACATTTTGGATAGTGAACCTGATGAGGATGAATCGGATGACGAATCCAGACCGAAGCATGTAATTCCATATTGGGCACACC CTCAAGTACGCAAATCTCAACTTGCGATGCAACGATACATTCCGGAAGGAGcagtttataaatttttcggCAGTAGGAAATGTACGCCAGACTTGACGAAATTGTTCCAAGGTATAGATAAAAATAGATTAAAACGTACATCTAGTGCAATCTGGCAAACGCCACCGCGTTTTTCCATGATGGGGTCCGAAATGTTATAG